In Candidatus Defluviibacterium haderslevense, the following are encoded in one genomic region:
- a CDS encoding GNAT family N-acetyltransferase, with translation MNTLNLNQITLRPWSISDLEQLVEYANNPMISNNLTNAFPHPYLEEHGRRFIEFATKDDPIHVFAIDLNGKAIGGIGVHPQSDIFCYNAELGYWIAEPYWGQGIATLAIQQIVEFAFKTFDINRLFARPFGSNLASQKVLEKTGFILEGRFEKTFFKNGKFEDELIYAIRRK, from the coding sequence ATGAATACTTTGAATTTGAATCAAATCACCTTGAGGCCATGGTCTATTTCGGATTTGGAACAATTGGTAGAATATGCCAATAACCCTATGATTTCAAATAATTTGACAAATGCATTTCCGCATCCCTATTTAGAAGAGCACGGACGACGGTTTATTGAATTTGCAACCAAGGATGATCCCATTCATGTTTTTGCAATTGACCTTAATGGTAAAGCCATTGGTGGAATAGGCGTGCACCCTCAGTCGGATATTTTTTGTTACAATGCAGAATTAGGATATTGGATTGCTGAACCTTACTGGGGTCAAGGGATTGCAACGTTAGCTATACAACAGATCGTTGAATTTGCTTTTAAAACTTTTGACATCAACAGATTGTTTGCCAGACCTTTTGGTAGTAATCTTGCTTCACAAAAAGTACTTGAAAAAACAGGATTTATTCTTGAAGGAAGATTTGAAAAAACGTTTTTTAAAAATGGAAAATTTGAAGATGAATTGATTTATGCTATTAGAAGAAAGTAA
- a CDS encoding J domain-containing protein produces MEFVDYYNILGIDKSATVKEIKDAYRKLARKHHPDLNPNDKDAKVRFQKINEANEVLSDSEKRKKYDQYGKDWQHAEGFEKAKQHQSQSSGSRGSQFTGGQSDGDFSDFFESMFGRQGGQSGSRGQVKFRGEDYQAEVQLNLIDAYKTHQQTLTVNGKQIRITIPAGIEHGQTIKIPGHGGLGINGGPNGDLYISFIIINHPTFKRMGDHIHLAVDIDLYTAILGGDITIDTLDGQVKLKVSPETQNGTKVKLKGKGFPIYKKDGQFGDMFVTYNVKIPTHLTDQQKALFTELSKLKS; encoded by the coding sequence ATGGAATTTGTAGATTATTATAACATATTGGGCATTGATAAATCTGCAACTGTCAAGGAGATTAAAGATGCCTATCGAAAATTAGCCCGCAAACATCACCCTGATTTGAATCCGAATGACAAAGATGCCAAAGTGAGATTTCAAAAAATTAATGAGGCCAATGAAGTCTTAAGTGATTCTGAAAAAAGGAAGAAATATGACCAGTATGGTAAAGACTGGCAGCATGCAGAAGGGTTTGAAAAGGCTAAACAACATCAAAGTCAATCTTCAGGATCCCGAGGTTCTCAATTTACAGGAGGACAATCTGATGGAGATTTTTCTGATTTTTTTGAATCCATGTTTGGGCGTCAAGGCGGTCAATCGGGTAGTAGGGGACAAGTAAAATTCAGGGGTGAAGATTACCAGGCTGAGGTTCAATTGAATTTGATAGATGCGTATAAGACACACCAACAAACCTTAACTGTAAATGGCAAACAAATAAGGATAACCATTCCGGCGGGCATCGAACATGGCCAAACCATTAAAATACCTGGGCATGGTGGACTGGGAATCAATGGTGGTCCAAATGGGGATTTATATATTTCTTTCATCATCATTAATCATCCAACATTTAAACGAATGGGAGACCATATACACTTAGCAGTTGATATTGATTTATATACAGCAATCCTAGGTGGTGATATCACTATAGATACATTAGATGGTCAGGTTAAACTTAAAGTAAGTCCTGAAACTCAAAACGGAACGAAAGTAAAATTAAAAGGAAAGGGATTTCCAATCTATAAAAAGGATGGCCAATTTGGAGACATGTTTGTAACGTATAACGTTAAAATTCCAACTCATCTTACAGATCAACAAAAAGCATTGTTTACCGAATTATCCAAACTGAAATCTTAA
- a CDS encoding YceI family protein encodes MKKIAISFLTLFVTVSMISATVNPPVKMAVDAAKSTVKWTGTKISGTHTGMIKIKSGELVMDQNNLTGGMIEIDMTTITNTDMQGEYSDKLVGHLKADDFFGVDKFPTASLKITSVTPKSNGNFTVKGDLTIKGISNPIEFDAMVDATKKKATSKIAIDRTKYNIKYGSSSFFDNLGDKAISNNFDLDIELALAPVATAQKAKAQTKKKATMKK; translated from the coding sequence ATGAAAAAAATCGCAATTTCTTTTTTGACGCTGTTTGTCACTGTTTCTATGATCAGTGCTACTGTTAATCCACCTGTAAAAATGGCTGTAGATGCTGCTAAGAGTACAGTTAAGTGGACTGGAACAAAGATTTCTGGAACGCACACAGGAATGATTAAAATTAAATCAGGAGAATTAGTAATGGATCAAAACAACCTTACAGGTGGAATGATCGAAATCGATATGACAACGATTACAAACACCGATATGCAAGGAGAATATTCTGATAAATTAGTTGGCCATTTAAAAGCTGATGATTTTTTTGGTGTTGATAAATTTCCAACAGCAAGTTTAAAAATCACTAGTGTTACTCCTAAAAGCAATGGTAATTTCACTGTAAAAGGGGATTTAACCATCAAAGGAATTTCTAATCCAATCGAATTTGATGCAATGGTAGATGCAACTAAGAAAAAAGCAACTAGCAAAATTGCAATTGACAGGACCAAATACAATATCAAGTATGGTTCAAGTAGTTTCTTTGATAATTTGGGAGACAAAGCAATCAGCAATAATTTCGACTTAGATATTGAATTGGCTTTGGCTCCAGTTGCTACAGCTCAAAAAGCAAAAGCTCAGACCAAGAAGAAAGCTACAATGAAAAAATAA
- a CDS encoding WG repeat-containing protein, giving the protein MNMFFKSLILFFICFIKINAQDYNDWKKLEEEFNAMGLRVDVKRNKSGKIIKSILLNQSNDTLWTYNGGYIIYCGDSLMKTQDDYSFGIIKLTGQVILLTNFERIQYLGDGYFSCRYKGKDGLYSIEKGWLLDFEYDYIYRRNNKYIILHKDNKEDLFIFNHKRDSLRFKYLRDESKRSLIGYTFDDKSVLLDSIGNETSKYYDEIEEINSEQFSLYKVKLNSKNGVIDIHGQEIIKPIYEEIEDLEGMWFMVKSGENYGVLNMEGKTVVPFVHKSRFRFDGMNSISYKFMEKLYDYNGKQKYEFDHDYIDEDHGGYLLAFTKNEKEGIYNILEKKVIIEAMYDGISACGSNWDNNKFIVNNGDCFGLIDIKGNPIHKTVYERIMYD; this is encoded by the coding sequence ATGAATATGTTCTTCAAATCATTAATATTATTCTTTATTTGTTTTATAAAAATAAACGCTCAAGATTATAATGATTGGAAAAAACTTGAAGAAGAATTCAATGCAATGGGACTAAGGGTTGATGTTAAAAGAAATAAAAGTGGAAAGATTATAAAATCAATTTTATTGAATCAAAGCAACGACACATTGTGGACCTACAATGGGGGATATATCATTTATTGTGGGGATAGTCTAATGAAAACTCAGGATGATTATAGTTTTGGAATAATCAAATTGACTGGCCAAGTTATACTTTTGACAAATTTTGAAAGGATACAATACCTTGGAGATGGATATTTTTCATGTCGATACAAGGGCAAAGATGGATTGTACTCTATCGAAAAAGGATGGTTGCTCGATTTCGAATATGATTACATTTATAGACGGAACAATAAATATATTATTCTGCATAAAGATAATAAAGAAGATCTATTTATATTCAATCATAAAAGAGACTCCTTGAGATTTAAATATCTTCGAGATGAAAGTAAAAGATCTTTGATTGGATATACGTTTGATGATAAAAGTGTGCTTTTGGACAGCATTGGAAATGAAACTTCAAAATATTATGATGAGATCGAGGAGATCAATAGCGAGCAATTTTCTTTATATAAAGTTAAGTTAAATAGTAAAAATGGAGTGATAGATATACATGGTCAAGAAATCATTAAACCAATCTATGAAGAAATAGAAGATCTAGAAGGTATGTGGTTTATGGTAAAATCAGGGGAAAATTATGGCGTGCTTAATATGGAAGGTAAGACGGTGGTACCATTTGTTCATAAGTCGAGATTTAGATTTGATGGAATGAATTCAATTAGTTATAAATTTATGGAGAAGTTGTATGATTATAATGGGAAGCAAAAATACGAATTCGATCATGATTATATCGATGAAGACCATGGAGGCTATCTTTTGGCATTTACAAAAAATGAAAAAGAAGGAATATACAACATTTTAGAAAAAAAGGTTATAATTGAGGCTATGTATGATGGAATATCTGCATGCGGTTCAAATTGGGATAATAATAAATTTATAGTAAATAATGGAGATTGTTTTGGATTAATAGATATTAAGGGAAATCCTATCCATAAGACTGTATACGAAAGAATAATGTATGATTAA
- a CDS encoding gliding motility-associated C-terminal domain-containing protein yields the protein MKRILGLYFLTSISILLTGQNLITNPDFEICQNCNSSGYVEFSYTNGANKPIDWFGASPGSSDIRSTNPRTGRRHGGFFSFGKYEYLANTLTQTLKPGAVYQMSFYLKADVSSGYALDEIGVAFHSGQPKYAQFGPLNQLKLAYSSPNNEYTNPNQYEKYTFEYTACGDEDHLIIGCFKDLGESDTLFIGGAKGRPGIIYPYTFIDDVELVLIKDAPELLSSNITLCPGKSNKIVLPNKSLLKKIIWSDGSTGTEYDIKSNDEIVWVSVHYNESCPEIRDTIQIIRPNPYVDLFPKDTFICEGSDIELKIEGQFTSIPKWNTQDTGNRIIINQAGIYSFTTSDVCGVIEDSIEVRLVKESDNLVLADSICFTKDLTIFIDSSTYSQVLWSDGQSAWAFRPKSAGTYTVKAQKLCTITDKIVLQDQLNLDELVQVPNLFTPNGDMVNDEFKPVIMKLDPNKILSYDFQIFNRWGKKVFGSGIVSEVWKPNEQAPIDSYIYNLEMRVQNCMNDELVIRKGSVSLIR from the coding sequence ATGAAACGAATATTGGGTCTTTATTTTCTGACCAGCATTTCTATACTGTTAACAGGGCAGAATTTAATCACTAATCCGGATTTTGAGATCTGTCAAAATTGCAATTCATCCGGATACGTTGAATTTAGTTATACCAATGGAGCTAATAAACCTATTGATTGGTTTGGTGCAAGTCCGGGATCATCTGATATTAGATCTACTAACCCAAGAACCGGAAGGCGTCATGGAGGATTCTTTAGTTTTGGAAAATATGAATATTTGGCTAATACTTTAACCCAAACATTAAAGCCGGGAGCAGTTTACCAAATGAGTTTTTATCTGAAAGCTGATGTAAGTTCCGGATATGCTTTGGATGAAATTGGGGTAGCATTCCATAGTGGACAACCAAAATATGCTCAATTCGGACCATTAAATCAACTCAAATTAGCCTATTCAAGTCCAAATAATGAATATACTAATCCCAATCAATATGAAAAATATACCTTTGAATACACGGCTTGCGGTGATGAAGATCATCTGATCATTGGCTGTTTTAAAGATTTAGGTGAAAGCGATACTTTGTTTATCGGAGGAGCAAAAGGGAGACCGGGAATTATATATCCTTATACATTTATTGATGATGTTGAATTGGTATTAATTAAGGACGCACCAGAGTTACTTTCGTCAAATATCACCTTATGTCCAGGTAAGTCTAACAAAATAGTATTGCCCAACAAGTCCCTCCTAAAAAAAATAATATGGAGCGACGGAAGTACGGGTACTGAATATGATATTAAATCCAATGATGAGATTGTATGGGTTTCCGTTCATTACAATGAATCATGTCCTGAAATAAGGGATACCATTCAAATTATTCGACCTAATCCTTACGTAGATCTTTTTCCAAAAGATACTTTTATTTGTGAAGGGTCTGATATTGAGTTAAAAATTGAAGGTCAGTTTACAAGTATTCCAAAATGGAATACACAGGACACTGGAAACCGTATAATTATAAATCAGGCCGGAATTTATTCATTTACCACCTCCGATGTATGTGGTGTTATTGAAGATTCCATTGAAGTTCGTTTGGTCAAAGAATCTGATAATTTGGTATTGGCTGACAGTATATGTTTTACTAAAGATTTAACCATTTTCATTGACTCAAGTACCTATAGTCAGGTGTTATGGAGCGATGGGCAATCAGCTTGGGCATTTAGGCCAAAGAGCGCAGGGACTTATACGGTAAAAGCCCAAAAATTATGTACCATCACCGATAAAATAGTACTACAGGATCAGCTTAATTTGGATGAATTAGTTCAGGTTCCAAATCTATTTACACCAAACGGAGATATGGTAAATGATGAGTTTAAGCCAGTGATCATGAAATTGGACCCAAATAAAATTTTGTCCTATGATTTTCAGATTTTCAATCGATGGGGGAAAAAAGTATTTGGTTCAGGAATAGTATCTGAAGTCTGGAAGCCAAATGAACAGGCACCAATAGATAGTTATATCTATAATCTTGAAATGAGGGTTCAAAACTGTATGAATGATGAATTGGTCATTCGCAAAGGTTCAGTGAGTTTAATTCGGTAA
- a CDS encoding WG repeat-containing protein produces MGFEEVRFNSFEPIVVKRNGFYGAINKSGKVVIEFKYTELDFIDLNPGEWFNYSVCKPELFPENLYGFSYIGNIDSTYYPITKEGNVLKVENLDKGKVKRYQNSLGFYGLKDKTGKILIEAKWAWMYYFNDSILVCVNRQKERSIYSLVDHKMTNSYYAQKVYYIPFPIINRDGFIYSNLDNKLIFKEKVLGIGQYSYSDDLFCVLKGDKIGFTNLRGELKIPFIFEHDFNSYDNLPYFINGFSIVKKNGKYGIINTKNKTIVGFEFDTYLYNNFMEDYILVRKNGKWSKLDFCSLK; encoded by the coding sequence ATGGGGTTTGAGGAAGTCAGATTTAATTCTTTTGAACCGATTGTAGTTAAGAGAAATGGATTTTATGGAGCAATAAACAAGTCAGGCAAAGTCGTAATTGAGTTTAAATATACAGAACTTGATTTCATAGATTTAAACCCTGGAGAATGGTTTAACTATAGCGTTTGTAAGCCTGAATTATTTCCTGAGAATTTATATGGATTTAGTTATATTGGAAATATAGATTCAACTTATTATCCCATTACTAAAGAAGGGAATGTTTTAAAAGTTGAAAACCTTGATAAAGGCAAAGTTAAGAGATATCAAAATAGCTTAGGATTTTATGGCCTAAAAGATAAAACCGGAAAAATACTTATAGAAGCCAAATGGGCATGGATGTATTATTTCAATGATAGTATTCTTGTTTGTGTTAACAGACAAAAGGAAAGGTCTATTTATAGTCTGGTTGATCATAAGATGACCAATTCCTATTATGCTCAAAAAGTATATTACATTCCTTTTCCAATAATAAATAGAGATGGTTTTATTTATTCAAACTTGGATAACAAACTAATATTTAAAGAAAAAGTGCTTGGCATTGGACAATACTCTTATTCAGATGATTTATTCTGTGTGTTAAAAGGAGATAAAATTGGTTTTACTAATTTGAGAGGTGAACTTAAAATTCCATTTATTTTTGAACATGATTTTAATTCTTACGATAACTTGCCATACTTTATTAATGGATTTTCAATTGTTAAAAAGAATGGCAAGTATGGAATTATAAATACTAAAAATAAAACTATAGTAGGTTTTGAGTTTGATACTTATTTGTATAATAATTTTATGGAAGATTATATTTTGGTTCGGAAAAATGGAAAGTGGAGTAAATTAGATTTTTGTTCGTTAAAGTGA
- a CDS encoding MerR family transcriptional regulator, which produces MSTINLVLIDDFCTHHQIEFSFIHALNENGLIEIISIDQLDYIATEHLPILEKWSRMYVELGINVEGIETIQHLLERIENLQDEVAVLKNRLGQVED; this is translated from the coding sequence ATGTCTACAATAAATTTAGTCTTAATCGATGATTTCTGCACCCATCATCAAATTGAATTTTCATTTATACACGCATTGAATGAAAATGGTCTTATTGAAATCATAAGTATCGATCAGTTGGATTATATAGCGACCGAACATCTGCCTATCCTAGAGAAGTGGTCTCGTATGTATGTTGAATTAGGAATTAATGTGGAAGGCATTGAAACGATTCAACATTTATTGGAACGTATAGAAAATTTACAAGATGAAGTTGCAGTGTTAAAAAATCGATTGGGGCAAGTGGAGGATTGA
- a CDS encoding amidohydrolase, whose amino-acid sequence MSTKKIDIHTHIIPEQLPKWAEKFGYGGFVNLEHQSNCQAKMMIDGAFFRMLDSNCWDPKVRIQECENSQINIQVLSTIPVLFSYWAQAKDTYDVARFLNDHISSIVRQYPDRFIGLGSLPLQDPDLAIIELQRCMNELGLAGIQMGSHINDWNLDDPALFPFYAAAEELGACIFVHPWDMVGKEKMPKYWLPWLVGMPAETSLAICSMIFGGVMEQFPNLRIAFAHGGGAFPGSYGRIKHGFEVRPDLMAINNPHHPDTYLGKFWVDSLVHDADMLHKLIALFGHEKIALGTDYPFPLGELVPGKLIHEIPFNSDIKDWLNYKSAEAWLGI is encoded by the coding sequence ATGTCCACAAAAAAAATAGATATACATACACACATCATTCCTGAACAGCTTCCAAAATGGGCTGAAAAATTTGGATATGGTGGCTTTGTCAATTTGGAACATCAATCCAATTGTCAGGCAAAAATGATGATTGATGGTGCCTTTTTTAGAATGTTAGATTCGAATTGTTGGGATCCAAAGGTTAGAATACAAGAATGTGAAAATTCCCAAATTAATATTCAAGTGTTGAGTACCATCCCCGTTTTGTTCTCGTACTGGGCACAAGCTAAGGATACTTATGATGTTGCTAGATTTTTAAATGATCATATATCATCCATAGTTCGACAATATCCTGATCGCTTTATTGGACTTGGATCCTTACCCTTACAGGATCCGGATTTAGCCATCATCGAATTACAACGATGCATGAATGAATTGGGTCTGGCAGGTATTCAGATGGGCTCACATATCAATGATTGGAATCTGGATGACCCTGCACTTTTTCCTTTTTATGCCGCAGCGGAAGAATTGGGTGCTTGTATTTTTGTTCACCCCTGGGATATGGTTGGCAAAGAAAAAATGCCTAAGTACTGGTTGCCTTGGTTGGTAGGGATGCCGGCTGAAACATCATTGGCTATTTGCAGTATGATTTTTGGTGGTGTTATGGAACAATTTCCTAATCTTCGAATAGCCTTCGCACATGGAGGTGGTGCTTTTCCAGGATCCTACGGGCGAATCAAACATGGATTCGAAGTTAGACCTGATCTAATGGCCATTAATAATCCCCATCATCCGGATACCTACTTAGGAAAATTTTGGGTAGATAGTTTGGTACATGATGCAGATATGCTTCATAAATTAATTGCTTTATTCGGACATGAAAAAATTGCCCTAGGTACGGACTATCCTTTTCCTTTAGGAGAATTGGTTCCTGGTAAATTAATCCATGAAATACCTTTTAATTCAGACATTAAAGACTGGTTGAATTATAAGTCAGCAGAAGCATGGTTAGGAATTTAA
- the mtgA gene encoding monofunctional biosynthetic peptidoglycan transglycosylase, translating to MKNLLFRILSWFKQLTKLRKAFVIIALVIALHWVYMILLILFFPPITTTQINSIFEGYSLHRDYVCIDQISPEAALAVLAAEDQTFMNHFGIDLESIEKAIEHNKKKHKRKHGASTISQQVAKNIFLWQGRSWFRKGLEVYFTFMIELLWTKERILEMYLNTVEMGEGIFGIEAAARQYFKKSARFLTRDEAAMIAASLPNPKKYRVKPTSAWVMLRKPWIVEQMNHLEYDEDIRQVINGMYSPKRK from the coding sequence ATGAAGAACCTGCTCTTTCGAATTTTATCTTGGTTCAAACAATTGACTAAGCTGCGCAAGGCTTTTGTCATCATTGCTCTAGTCATAGCTTTGCATTGGGTGTATATGATACTTTTAATCCTTTTCTTTCCACCCATTACGACTACACAAATCAACAGTATTTTTGAAGGATACTCTTTACATAGGGATTATGTGTGTATCGACCAAATATCACCTGAAGCAGCCCTTGCAGTCTTGGCAGCAGAAGATCAAACCTTTATGAATCATTTTGGCATTGACCTTGAAAGTATCGAAAAAGCCATTGAGCACAATAAGAAAAAACATAAACGAAAACATGGAGCTTCAACGATTAGCCAACAAGTAGCCAAGAATATTTTCCTTTGGCAAGGTCGAAGCTGGTTTCGGAAAGGCTTGGAAGTCTATTTCACATTTATGATCGAGTTGTTATGGACCAAGGAACGTATCCTCGAAATGTATTTAAATACGGTGGAAATGGGTGAAGGTATTTTTGGAATTGAAGCTGCAGCCAGGCAGTACTTTAAGAAATCAGCCAGATTTTTGACCAGAGATGAAGCTGCTATGATTGCTGCAAGCCTACCTAACCCTAAGAAATATAGGGTCAAGCCTACATCTGCTTGGGTCATGCTGCGAAAACCCTGGATTGTGGAACAAATGAATCATTTGGAATATGATGAGGATATCAGACAAGTCATCAACGGCATGTATTCGCCCAAAAGAAAATAA
- a CDS encoding MarR family transcriptional regulator: protein MELVDYLKMSKPFSNDRHKAHLNLAVTTSLLHAEIEHVLRPLDLTTPQFNILRILRGKHPNMVSVKTITERMIDKTSNTSRLIDKLMTKQYVTRIECPKDRRKVDISITEAGLNILLEASSLVENAVGHSLNAISDNDVNELNRILDLIRNATQSV from the coding sequence ATGGAATTAGTAGATTATCTTAAGATGTCCAAACCATTCAGTAATGATCGCCACAAGGCGCATTTAAATCTAGCTGTAACAACGTCCTTGTTGCATGCAGAAATCGAGCACGTACTTAGGCCTCTTGATCTTACTACACCTCAGTTTAATATTTTGAGGATATTGAGGGGAAAGCACCCTAATATGGTCAGTGTAAAAACAATCACTGAGCGAATGATTGATAAAACATCCAATACATCAAGATTGATTGATAAGTTGATGACTAAACAATATGTCACTCGTATAGAATGCCCTAAAGATCGACGAAAAGTAGATATATCTATTACTGAAGCAGGTTTGAATATTTTGCTTGAAGCCAGTTCATTGGTGGAAAATGCAGTAGGTCATAGCTTAAATGCAATATCCGATAATGACGTTAATGAACTCAACCGCATCTTGGATTTAATCCGAAATGCCACTCAAAGTGTATAA
- a CDS encoding DUF2541 family protein, with protein sequence MKTNLFLTFILGIFVLVSLTSFSSSSNINGWEKLGQRLVNRSVDHDVIMVTKMEGTFSKLKIKVRRSGINMDKMVVHYGNGESQNIEIRENILKGGESRVIDLTGNKRIINRVEFWYDTKGGAMNDKALVELWGRH encoded by the coding sequence ATGAAAACCAACTTATTTTTAACTTTTATACTCGGTATTTTCGTTTTAGTTTCTTTAACATCCTTTAGTTCATCTTCAAATATTAATGGTTGGGAAAAATTAGGTCAGCGACTTGTTAATAGAAGCGTTGATCATGATGTTATTATGGTAACTAAGATGGAAGGCACATTTTCTAAACTAAAAATCAAAGTCCGACGCTCTGGAATCAATATGGATAAGATGGTCGTTCATTATGGTAATGGTGAATCCCAAAATATAGAAATTCGCGAAAATATCCTTAAAGGCGGCGAGAGTAGAGTCATTGATTTAACAGGAAATAAACGCATCATCAACCGCGTTGAATTTTGGTATGATACCAAAGGTGGAGCGATGAATGACAAGGCATTAGTTGAGCTTTGGGGCAGGCATTAA
- a CDS encoding RidA family protein: MTNKTDAFLVEGKSKPRGKFPHIKRAGDFLFVSGTSSRNPDNSFEGVEVDEFGTTNLDIRKQTRAVIENIKDILHSQGADLNDLVEITTYLVNMNDFKGYNEVYGQYFDYSGPSRTTVAVHQLPHPHLLIEIKATAYKPL, encoded by the coding sequence ATGACAAATAAAACAGATGCCTTTCTGGTTGAAGGAAAATCTAAACCCAGAGGTAAATTTCCACACATAAAAAGGGCCGGAGATTTCTTATTTGTAAGCGGCACCAGTTCCAGAAATCCTGACAACTCCTTTGAAGGTGTTGAAGTTGACGAATTTGGAACTACAAATCTGGATATTCGAAAACAAACCCGAGCTGTCATTGAAAATATTAAAGATATCTTACACAGCCAAGGTGCCGATTTAAATGATCTCGTTGAAATCACAACCTATCTTGTTAATATGAATGATTTCAAAGGCTACAATGAAGTCTATGGTCAATATTTTGATTATTCAGGACCGAGCCGTACCACAGTCGCTGTTCATCAGCTTCCACATCCACACTTACTGATTGAAATTAAAGCAACCGCATATAAACCCTTATGA
- a CDS encoding deoxyhypusine synthase family protein codes for MNKGPISQFIAHHYRHFNAASLIDAAKGYDQHLLEGGKMMITLAGAMSTAELGVSLAEMIRQGKVDIISCTGANLEEDLMNLVAHSHYKRIPNYRDLTPQEEWGLLEQGLNRVTDTCIPEEEAFRRLQKHIHALWAAADQKGERYLPHEFMFQMLNSGVLQQYYEIDPKNSWMIAAAERNLPIICPGWEDSTMGNIFASYVIKGEIKASTMKSGIEYMVYLTEWYRANSAGKGVGFFQIGGGIAGDFPICVVPMMYQDLEWHDVPFWSYFCQISDSTTSYGSYSGAVPNEKITWGKLDINTPKYIVESDATIVAPLIFAWVLGW; via the coding sequence ATGAATAAAGGTCCCATTTCTCAGTTTATAGCACATCACTATAGACATTTCAATGCTGCATCTTTGATTGATGCGGCTAAAGGGTATGATCAGCACTTGTTAGAGGGTGGCAAAATGATGATTACACTGGCTGGTGCTATGAGTACTGCTGAATTAGGAGTTTCACTTGCAGAAATGATCCGACAAGGAAAAGTAGATATTATATCTTGTACAGGAGCAAATCTAGAAGAGGATCTTATGAATTTGGTCGCACATTCACATTATAAAAGGATACCTAATTATAGAGACCTTACGCCTCAGGAAGAATGGGGGCTATTGGAGCAAGGTTTGAATCGGGTTACAGATACATGTATTCCTGAAGAGGAAGCTTTTCGTCGTTTACAAAAGCATATTCATGCATTATGGGCAGCGGCTGACCAAAAAGGAGAACGTTATTTACCTCATGAATTCATGTTCCAAATGTTGAACAGTGGTGTCTTGCAACAATATTATGAAATAGATCCAAAAAACAGTTGGATGATTGCTGCAGCAGAAAGAAACTTGCCCATTATTTGTCCGGGATGGGAAGACAGTACTATGGGAAATATTTTTGCATCATATGTCATCAAAGGAGAAATTAAGGCTTCCACGATGAAGAGCGGAATAGAGTATATGGTATATTTAACGGAATGGTACCGGGCTAATTCTGCAGGTAAAGGTGTTGGTTTTTTTCAAATCGGTGGGGGAATAGCAGGAGATTTTCCAATCTGTGTGGTGCCAATGATGTATCAGGATCTAGAATGGCATGATGTTCCTTTCTGGTCTTATTTCTGTCAGATTAGTGATAGTACTACTTCTTATGGATCCTATTCAGGAGCAGTGCCCAATGAAAAAATAACCTGGGGTAAATTAGACATCAATACACCAAAATATATTGTGGAATCAGATGCCACTATTGTAGCTCCATTAATTTTTGCTTGGGTATTAGGTTGGTAA